From the Debaryomyces hansenii CBS767 chromosome F complete sequence genome, the window AATGATGTCTATATTTCACGAATGTCGTATGTCGTAATAAATGTCGTGACCGATGTCGCGATAAATGTCTCTAGAAATGTCGTCGGAAGGGTTAAGAACTTTCGCGTCTCGTGTTTACATATTTTGACAGATTTACGTTCCATTTGAAGCACGTAAGGAAccattatttttttatgattcaaatttttcaaggCAGAAACTTGGCTCGTGTGACTATTTAAACCAAGTGGCATCTTGgaattatattcttgtaTTTGTCTTCAATaggtattgaaaattacaaattgaaaaatgtatttatcattttttgcAGCCTTTGCTGCGTCCtttcttttattgaatttttcactcGCTTACCCAAAAGCGGCTTTGAGTAGTATCAATCCAGAGGCTTTTCATCCTCGTATACTTATGGCTAAAGTGAATGcgaaaaaaaataaagatggTTCCTGTTATTCTCATACTGTCGCATCGGGCGAAACATGCCAATTTATGATGGATAAGTTTTCCATTACTAAGAACAATCTTATGCAATGGAACAAAAACAATTTTGGTTGGATGGGATGTGATAACGGCCACCCGTGGATCGGAGATAAAGTATGTGTTAGTGACGGTACGCCTCCAAAGCCAGCACATAACAAGCTTGCTGAGTGTGGGCCTCAGGCTTCTACCGACGGAACTAATATCAAATGTCCTTTAAATGCTTGTTGTAGTCCATATGGCTTTTGCGGCTTAACATCGGACTTTTGTGCTGTGACTAAAAGTCCAACTGGTGCTCCAGGTACAGCAGGCTGCCTCTCGAACTGTGGATACGGGAAGGTTCATACAGACACAAGATCTGATTTTAAGAAAATAGTGTATTGGTTAGACGCGGATGACAAGTTGCGTACTGATCCTAAAGCCTTGAAGAGTTACTATTCTGTTCATTATTCGTTTGTGAATATTAAGTCGGACCTCACTATAGACGACTCTAAAATTGCGAAAAGTACTTTCTTAGGTATTAGCAACAAGAAGATCGCCAGTTTTGGGGGTTGGGAATTTAGCACTTCGGCATCCAcgtataatatatttagaaATGGTGTTGCTGATGCAAATAGGGAAAAATTTGCTACAAATTTagttaattttttgaaaaaatacaATTTAGATGGTATTGATTTGGACTGGGAATTTCCTGGTCTCTCTGGTATTCCTGGTATTCCAGATGACGATAAAAAGGATGGCCAAAGGTATTTAGAATTGTTGAAACTTATTAAATCTAAATTGCCAGCCGGAAAGACTTTGTCTATAACCATTCCTGCTTCTTTTTGGtacttgaagaatttccCAATTAAGGATAtgcaaaaatatattgattaCCAAGTGTTTATGACCTACGATATTCGTGGTACCAATAGCGATAATATTGTTCAATGTCACACTAACAAAACTGAAGTCATTAATGCTCTTCAAATGTTAGATAAGGCAGGGGTACAAATAGGAAAAACATACGGTGGTTTAGCTAATTACGGGAGGTCATATAAATTATCCTCAACATCTTGTTCTAAGGTCGGGTGCCCAGTTTCCGGTCCAGGCAAGAAGGGCCCTATAGTTAATACTGATGGTGTATTGGCTCAGTCTGAGATTGATGACATTAAGACCTGGGGTGTTAAAAATAAGAGATGGACTGATGAAGCATCTCAATGTGACTTTATGATTTATGATAGTAACAATATTGTTGGCTGGCCAAAAGCCGGACAAAGAAACAGTATGGAAGATTTCTTTCACCATTCTGGTTTAGCCGGCTCTGTGTTATGGGCAGCCAATTATAACTAAATGTAGCATATTTATAGTTCTGGTTGATTTAGTTTTGTATTTAGTTTAGTTGGATAATCATGATTTTATAGTCAGCTAATTTCATAAGAGCATatcatttaatgaaaatataaaagcATATACAAGAAGACTATTTTAAGGATTGTTTTGTTTCTTTCTTAAATCATATACGTTTAACACAGCTTCGGCAGCCTTGACACCAGAAAGCGCCATGGCACCGAAAGTAGGACCCATTCTGTTGGAGCCATCGACTTCTGCCAATTCCATACCTGTTACAACCAAACCTGGAGTGACTTCTCTGGTACCCTTAACAATGGCATCCTCGGCACTATTCATATCTAAACCTCTCATATGGCCTAATTCAATACATCCCAATTTGTCCAAACGTTTAGCACTACCAGCACCGAATGGACCGTCGTGACCAGACGCAGAAAGGATAACATTAGCATTGATAGTGTTAGGATCCATACATGACTGAGTGTCATGGTTAAGGGAAACTAGAGTCCAGTTGGTGACAACACCACAGATTCTTAAATCTCCAGTGGTTTCATCACGACGGGTGATTAAATCTTCAACGGCAGTAGCATTGAATAACTTAACATTTGGGAACAGAAGAACCTTTGATAACAAAGTCGACATGAAGAAAGCAGCATGTTTCACAACAACGTAATCACCTTCATCTTCGTACTCAAGCCCCAATTCTTCTAAGAAGAGATGTGCTGGTTTACGTAAGATCATAGCAGAGAATAATTGACCACCTAACCAACATCCACCACCTGGGCTAACTCCGGCTTCAATAATGGCAATTTTGAGTTCTGGACGGTTCTTAGCCAAAATATAAGCTGCAGATAACCCAGCAGAACCAGCACCAATGATAACAACGTCAGACTCAGCGTACTTGTCTAAGTCAGCAAAATAACGGCTTGTCATTGCACGAGAAACTGTAGATTCTCTAATAGGTGTAAATTTGAACTTGTCCCAATCAGCAAACTTAACATCTGAGTTTTGTGCATCTGACGACATTCTTACAACTCTGTCCTCTGTAACAATAGGGGAGAATTCATGTCTAACAGAAGTCTCGATCATAGTAGGAGGTGCcattttgtattatatatttattagtatatttatataattgatatacTAGAGTTGTTTCAAAAGCAGAGCGAACTCTGTCTTAAATAGTTTTCTGGAAAACAAAGACGGACTTCAACCGTCCTCTCGGTTGATCCTCTTAAGAGTTTATTCATATTGGAAGATCAATGATCGTGATAGAATTACTTTCAAAATCCACATATTTCAAGCTTAGCCTTACCATATTTCTTATTGGCGCAGTAGAAGGTCGCATAATCGcatgaatttaatattacCTGCTGCAAAATTCTCGCATGCGAATAATCCTTAAATGCATAAGTCAGACATTCAATTATAAAGCCTCAATTTTTAACGTTACGGTATTCTGGGAAATCTGTATGCGTATAATGGTTACAAGTAATGTACATAACTATTTAGATTTTTGACTGAACCCCTTGAAATAACGGTCtctgaaatttttgatttggttTGCTCTCAACCCGTTCGACGTCTCACCCTTAAAATCGTCATCTCTTCTAACGTAAACCAATAGTCTTCTAGACCACTTATTGAATTCCTGCtctaaattatatatgaGTTCCAAATTTTCGTGCTGGGGAATTAAGTTGGGTTCAAAATCATCGTTTGCCGTAGGCATCCAGAATGCGAGTCTGCCGTCCACCGGCAATCTATTGGCAGCGAAATGTAATAaatcatctaataaattcgACAACTCGTATGGTTTCTTAGGTTGGATGAAGTCTTTCCTTAAATGTGCTTTTTCTCCGTCTATAACCACGTTTTCCCTACCAGCAGCTTTTTCCGGGTCCTTAGCACCACAAACCTTTAAACCTTCTCTGACGCCGTATGGAGGATCGCAGACTATGGTGTCGATCTTTAAATCCGAACGGAATGCATTATTGGTGAAATCCATGGTCAAAATGtccaagaaattcaaagtGGTGCCGTATTGTTTGAAGTTGGCATTGATATTGCACTTATCATTCTTACCTCTCAATATACGTACATCAATATCCGATCCAATGGGTAATCCGCCAAAGTTAGCTGCGGCAACCAAAAAAGAACCAGTACCTGTAAATGGATCGTATGTTATTTTTCCTGGTCCAACTTGTGCTATGTTACAACTGACTAAAGACAATTCGGCATCAAATGAGGTGGTTCCGATGTACTTTCTGCGTCTCAAATCGTATTTATCTAAGATGTTCTCTGTTCTTGCACTCAATTGGATCTGTCTTCCAAACCACATGTTGATAGGAGTGGTAGCTTTCTCGGTCCCATGAACATGATATTCTTCTAGCACATCGAAGATTTCGTCGGGATTTTTCATTCTAATCGGACCTTCAAATGCCAAATACGAGAACGATTCGATCATTTCGAATTTCTCCTTGGTGGTTCTCTTCCCCATATACCCAATGAAGTCGAATTTAAAAGACATTTTTTTGTACTCATCAAACCTGTCACTCGACCGTTGTTTAACATCTTCGTGTAATTCCTCTAGGTTCTTTCCCTGGCCCCATAACTCGTATATTCCTCTACCTAATATGGATCTTGCCATGATTTTGCGGGCCTGCTCATCGTTTTCCAATTTCACAATCAAAAATGGATTCTTCTCATCGTGATGAGATAAGTCTATGGAAATGCCATGGTAAGCAGCTAATGATTCCAACTCTGCCCTTCTGAAGTTGGGGTACGCTTGAGCGAAATATATCAAGTAGTCCTTCATGTTGATATATACTATACTAATGGTCTAATCGTCAGACTCAAGTTCATCTcgaatattgaaaaaattgatgcGGCTCATTTCACGATTAGTCTATTACTGCAAATAACCTCCACCAAGGGTGCAACTCATGATTACAGTCCAGATCGTCCATCAACGGGTGTTCTTAGCGTATATTCATCCTTATATTACGAATCCTACAAAAATATGGGTCTTACTGCCAATAGAATAATTATCCAATGCAATTACTATTTCTCACGATTCTTGCAAAATactcaatttattaatgttaATTGATTTACAATTATCATATACAAAACTGAGCAATTCCTCAAACATTAAGCCTCATATTCTACGTAAAGCATATAAGTATTTTACAATTGTATTGAGTAGGAGTTATAGCATTAAGCATTAAAAAAGCATTAAGCAGTAAACAGCCAGACAAGGCAGAAGCAGTTCCAGTAGGAAGTGCAGCAGTTGCAACAACTACAATGTGCTGACCATGTTAATTCCTATAGGCATGGTTGCAGTTTTTCATTCACCCAGAATAATTGCAGCCACTACCAACAGCACCCACCGTTCTCTATTCAACATAGTAGTATCATGGCTGGCTGATGGTCCTTATTATATAAgcagaaatatttgatacaCACACGTCCCCACTATTGTGAATGAAAATTAGCCGATGGCGTTCCACTGGGACTCCTTTTCCTTCCTTTTCTTAAGACAaagttattgataaatCCATATTAGACAACtaatataatatagtattcaattgaaatatttggttgactgaaaaattccaaGTAtctaaaaaaattgatttgtaTCTACTACATAGATCTTTTGTTTAGTTTTATACAATTtccatatttcaataaacttAGTTTGTCTTGATACTATTTATCCGTATATTAGTTAGTCCCAATAGTTAGCAATGTCTTCCtacgatgatgatgaagccCTTTTCGAGGATATCTAGTAagtattttattaatttttgaagtGGATGGTGGTTTTGAGAAGGTTCGTTCCGGACAAGATTCTGAAATTCTTCAGACCACTATTTCTAATGCCGAAATTCCGAATTAGTATTCTAACAATTCTAGCGGTGACGATGACAAATCTACCACAGTAAAGGAACAAAACAATGACCAAgcagaagaaaagaagaacgAAATTCCTGCTAAGGAAGAAGCTCCAGCCCAAGTAGAAACTACTTCAGGTGCAATCGAGACTAAAGCAGAAGAGCCAGCTTATGGTACGCCAGTTCAACAACAGGCTGCTGTGCCAGTGGCAGCACCTGCTCAACCAGAACAGAATGCTATTCCACCACCTCCACCTGTGTCGGATCAAATGTCGGGCCAGATGCCAGGACAAATGCAAGGTCAAATGCCAGGACAAATGCCAGGCCAGATGCCAGGCCAGATGCCAGGCCAGATGCCAGGACAAATGCCAGGACAAATGCCAGGTCAACCACCTCAAATGCCAGACTTTCAACAAATGCAGCAAATGCAGCAGCAATTCCAAGGGGGTATGCCATTACCTCCTCAGCCACCACAACCACCACAACCTCAACAATTACCACCTTCGAACATGGGTAAAGACCATGGTAAGATGTTTATTGGTGGGCTTAACTGGGACACTACCGAACAAGGAttggttgaatattttaccAAATATGGTGAGGTTATCGACCATACTATTATGAGAGATAATAACACCGGCAAGTCCCGTGGGTTTGGTTTCTTGACTTTTAAAGATCCAAAGTCGGTTGACGAAGTTATTAAAACTGACCACATATTAGACGGTAAATTGATTGATCCTAAGAGAGCCATTGCGAGAGAAGAACAAGACAAAGTTGGTAAGATTTTTGTTGGTGGTATTGATCCAATGGTCAACGAAAAGGActttaatgatttcttttCTCAATTTGGTAGTATTATTGACGCCCAATTGATGATCGACAAGGATACTGGCAGATCGAGAGGTTTCGGTTTTATTACCTATGATTCACCTGATGCTGTCGATAGAGTTACTGTGAATAAATACTTAACTTTGAAGGGTAAGTCCATGGAAGTCAAGAGAGCAGAACCAAGAGGCCAACATCAACAGAATCAAAtgcaacagcaacagcaacagcaacaaccaTACAATTATGGAAACTACGGTAATCAATACGGTCAAACGCAATACCAACAACCCGGTATGGCTTCTTATGGTCAAGGTATGAATGGTATGTCACCAGAAATGATGCAAGAGTATTGGCAAAGAATGCAACAATGGTACATGTAccaacagcaacagcagcaaGCTCAAGGCAGCACGGGAGATTACAATCAGCAATCAGAGCAACCTGAACAACCATTGAATCCTCAGCAACAAGCCCCCACCGAATCCCAAGACAATCAAGAACCAGAAAATGGATCTGACAGTTCGGGTACACCAAGTGGGCCatcaagaagaatgaaCTTGCCAAAGGGACCAAGAAGAGCGCCACCTTCAGGTCCTTCTGGTAATTCAAGAGGTAGAGGTGGTTACCAAAATAGAAATAGAGGATACCATCCATATACTAGGGGtggaagaagatgatttcTCTATCTTGATTTACATTTTTTATTTCAGATCAATGATTTGCTgaaaatcattgataagAAGTTCAAATTCTAagtaaaattattattggcaaattatgtatattttatattcctaaaatgaaaattatttcacGATAAAATTGTAGATATCTATTTACGCTTTCTGCTTGGACGAGCattcttctgcttcttcttatcTTTAGCTTCTCTCGCCTTTCTAATATCTTCGGTTGATCTAAGCTCTTGTTTCTGGCCTGGTTTGTTATAGCCTTTAACTTTTAATCCCGAATCAACAGCCTTCTTAACCTTTTCTTTTTGCTTATGGTAATCATCTCTAAACTTATCAGGTAACTTTGGAGATGCAACTTTCTTATGCTTAAACCTTCTATCATTGCCATTTGTGGCATTCGCTTCCATTGCACCTGTCTTAGTTGGTTTTAAGTTTCTTTGCTTCTTCCAATCGTCAAATCTACCAGATCTGTATGTCGCTGGAATCTTTTGACCACTTTcaccaataataaatttcttatcAGTTGAGTGTGCGTTGACATAATTTCCCTTTTTTCTATCCCATTGCATGACCTGTTTGTTAGcgttcaatttttcatcattatctaaaTCAAATGTTGCCTTTGCTGCATCATTTgcaaatgatgatgataacgataattGTTGATCTTGAATAACAGCCGCTGGAGCATAGTGTGAAAGGAAATATTGGGGATCTCTGAaactctttttcttttcaatcttctttttctcgATTAACTCATCCGCATCTTCAAAAGCATCTTGTAATTCCTCTTCATCTGCTTCAATAGTTATTCCTGAATAGCCGATTTCACcatcatttttcaagatttcattttcaataccGTGAGTCAAACCTGccattctttctttttctaaCAATTCTCTTTTCTCTTTGGCTCTTCTTTGAATAGGTGCAATTtgctttcttcttttatgCATAAACTCGACTAAACTATCCTCATCTCTATCGTTACCTTTTTTGTTGAACTCAAAAACAGTCTCTTTAGACTTTCTATTTAAAAGTTGAGTTAAgaatttttccttttctttctctaAATTAGGCCCAAATAGCAAATGCTGATCATCCCAGTTACCAGTCAGCAAAATTTCCTTTGATCTTTTCAACGACTCTTGGGATGCTGACTGTCTTGTACGGTAATATAATTTCTCACCTTTAGTTGCGACACCTTTAACAACGCTTAACTCATAATGGTTccttaatatattttcatataaCTCTTGAAAAGTTTCAATGTCAACTCTGGGGATTGATCCAAGAACCAATCTATCTGTATAAGATACTTTTGGTTCTACGTAGTTCGATGATTGTTTAGTTTTCAACATTTCACATTTCTTTTCATGCATGGACGTTAATAACACTTTCCTAcccaaaaataattctagaTCCAATAAGTACggtaattctttttcattcacAATAGAATATGCCCAACCTGAATTACCTGCTCTTGCTGTTCTACCAACACGATGGATAAAAATCTTAGATGAACCAGGTAATGTATAATTAACAACGTTAGCTAAAATTGGAATATCAATACCACGAGCAGCAACATCAGTAACTACTAACAAACTAGTCATTCCAATACgaaattgatataattgTTGTTTTCTCGCATGCTGATCAAGGGTACCATAAATATAAGATACCAAGTATCCAGCATCTTTCAATAACGTGGTCACATATTCTACATGATGTTTAGTTGGCACGAAAATAATTGTAGAATGCTTCGATGGTAACATATTAGCTGGAGgcaatctttcttttttaaaCTTAAAcctctttttcttattattgttttcGTCTTCAGCTTCGTCTTCAGATCCATTATCTCTCTTCTCCATGTCAGAATATCTTTTAACTTCTTCAGGTGATGCTAATGGTAACTTGATAACTTCCTGCAAAACGTATAACAAACTTGCCTCTCTctcattatttttgatcGAGAAGAAGGCCATTTGCAATTGATCAGAAATCTTAGTTTCAGCATCCAATCTGACCAAAACCGGGTTAGTTAAACCAGCCTTAGCGAAATCAATCAAAGATCTTGGTAAGGTAGCAGAGAATAAAAGGGATTGTCTAGATGACGGTAATGCagcaattaattcattcaattgttcTGCGAAACccatttcaaataatctATCGGCTTCATCAAAAACAATATACTCTACTGTttttaattccaattccATTTCAACCTTTAAATGTAAGAAACGACCAGGAGTAGCCACTATGACATCTGGGTTGGTCATCATAGAAGAAAACTGTTCTTCTAAAGAATCACCACCAATCAAGACAATAGATCTTAAATCAGTACCTTTACTAAATTCCTTAACTTGTTTAAATGTCTGCGATGCTAATTCTCTTGAAGGCGATAAAATAATAGCACGGACACCAACTCTTGGACTGTgacttttcaatttctcaACTAATGGCAAAGTAAAGGCTGCTGTTTTACCAGAACCCGTTCTAGCCATACCAACTACATCCCTGTTTTCCATAATCAACGGAATTGTTTTTCTCTGAATAGGCGTAGGCTGTTTAAACCCTTTTTTGGATATGTTCGTTAAcaaaaatttagaaaacCCAAATGACGGAAATGAACCATTCTTAGCTTTTTTAGCTTGCGGATTATTTGCTACGAAATAGGACGCCATATCCTTCGATTCATTCTCAGCTTCATCATCTGATAACTCTAACGATGGGAATGTTTGCTTCGATTTACCTTTCTCTAATTTCTGTTTCTTATTTGGTTTATGCTTGgtatcatcttcatcagaGACTATTTCATCCTGtacttcttcattatcggAATTTAAATCTGATTCAGGTTCTGAGTCAGATCCTGCTAACGCAAGTGTTCCTGCAATATCATAGTCTTCTTCGTCCGACATTATACAGATATTTATACTTAAAGATTAATTCAGATATTATGtacataaatattaattttcatCTCATCACATAGAAAAAATATTCGCGATGCTCATAATCGGTAATGAGAATAATATCATTTCTTTAAGTCATACATCACTCATTAATTGGGACTAAAGATAACTATGTAGCATACGTAGGTAATATTAGCGTCTCTTCTATTTGGACTGGATATGagagaataaaaaaaaaccTAGGAAGACGatagtgaaaaattcgGTCTACGTTCATGAACTTAAGATTAAGGCTAAATTGTAACAGCTTAATAGCTCCAGAAGATATATAT encodes:
- a CDS encoding DEHA2F16632p (some similarities with uniprot|Q06350 Saccharomyces cerevisiae YDR371W CTS2 Sporulation-specific chitinase) encodes the protein MAKVNAKKNKDGSCYSHTVASGETCQFMMDKFSITKNNLMQWNKNNFGWMGCDNGHPWIGDKVCVSDGTPPKPAHNKLAECGPQASTDGTNIKCPLNACCSPYGFCGLTSDFCAVTKSPTGAPGTAGCLSNCGYGKVHTDTRSDFKKIVYWLDADDKLRTDPKALKSYYSVHYSFVNIKSDLTIDDSKIAKSTFLGISNKKIASFGGWEFSTSASTYNIFRNGVADANREKFATNLVNFLKKYNLDGIDLDWEFPGLSGIPGIPDDDKKDGQRYLELLKLIKSKLPAGKTLSITIPASFWYLKNFPIKDMQKYIDYQVFMTYDIRGTNSDNIVQCHTNKTEVINALQMLDKAGVQIGKTYGGLANYGRSYKLSSTSCSKVGCPVSGPGKKGPIVNTDGVLAQSEIDDIKTWGVKNKRWTDEASQCDFMIYDSNNIVGWPKAGQRNSMEDFFHHSGLAGSVLWAANYN
- a CDS encoding DEHA2F16654p (similar to uniprot|P32318 Saccharomyces cerevisiae YGR144W THI4 Protein required for thiamine biosynthesis and for mitochondrial genome stability), whose amino-acid sequence is MAPPTMIETSVRHEFSPIVTEDRVVRMSSDAQNSDVKFADWDKFKFTPIRESTVSRAMTSRYFADLDKYAESDVVIIGAGSAGLSAAYILAKNRPELKIAIIEAGVSPGGGCWLGGQLFSAMILRKPAHLFLEELGLEYEDEGDYVVVKHAAFFMSTLLSKVLSFPNVKLFNATAVEDLITRRDETTGDLRICGVVTNWTLVSLNHDTQSCMDPNTINANVILSASGHDGPFGAGSAKRLDKLGCIELGHMRGLDMNSAEDAIVKGTREVTPGLVVTGMELAEVDGSNRMGPTFGAMALSGVKAAEAVLNVYDLRKKQNNP
- a CDS encoding DEHA2F16676p (similar to uniprot|Q12463 Saccharomyces cerevisiae YOL124C Putative S-adenosylmethionine-dependent methyltransferase of the seven beta-strand family), producing the protein MKDYLIYFAQAYPNFRRAELESLAAYHGISIDLSHHDEKNPFLIVKLENDEQARKIMARSILGRGIYELWGQGKNLEELHEDVKQRSSDRFDEYKKMSFKFDFIGYMGKRTTKEKFEMIESFSYLAFEGPIRMKNPDEIFDVLEEYHVHGTEKATTPINMWFGRQIQLSARTENILDKYDLRRRKYIGTTSFDAELSLVSCNIAQVGPGKITYDPFTGTGSFLVAAANFGGLPIGSDIDVRILRGKNDKCNINANFKQYGTTLNFLDILTMDFTNNAFRSDLKIDTIVCDPPYGVREGLKVCGAKDPEKAAGRENVVIDGEKAHLRKDFIQPKKPYELSNLLDDLLHFAANRLPVDGRLAFWMPTANDDFEPNLIPQHENLELIYNLEQEFNKWSRRLLVYVRRDDDFKGETSNGLRANQIKNFRDRYFKGFSQKSK
- a CDS encoding DEHA2F16698p (similar to uniprot|Q99383 Saccharomyces cerevisiae YOL123W HRP1 Subunit of cleavage factor I a five-subunit complex required for the cleavage and polyadenylation of pre-mRNA 3' ends), producing MSGQMPGQMQGQMPGQMPGQMPGQMPGQMPGQMPGQMPGQPPQMPDFQQMQQMQQQFQGGMPLPPQPPQPPQPQQLPPSNMGKDHGKMFIGGLNWDTTEQGLVEYFTKYGEVIDHTIMRDNNTGKSRGFGFLTFKDPKSVDEVIKTDHILDGKLIDPKRAIAREEQDKVGKIFVGGIDPMVNEKDFNDFFSQFGSIIDAQLMIDKDTGRSRGFGFITYDSPDAVDRVTVNKYLTLKGKSMEVKRAEPRGQHQQNQMQQQQQQQQPYNYGNYGNQYGQTQYQQPGMASYGQGMNGMSPEMMQEYWQRMQQWYMYQQQQQQAQGSTGDYNQQSEQPEQPLNPQQQAPTESQDNQEPENGSDSSGTPSGPSRRMNLPKGPRRAPPSGPSGNSRGRGGYQNRNRGYHPYTRGGRR
- a CDS encoding DEHA2F16720p (similar to uniprot|Q12389 Saccharomyces cerevisiae YDL031W DBP10 Essential protein involved in ribosome biogenesis), whose translation is MSDEEDYDIAGTLALAGSDSEPESDLNSDNEEVQDEIVSDEDDTKHKPNKKQKLEKGKSKQTFPSLELSDDEAENESKDMASYFVANNPQAKKAKNGSFPSFGFSKFLLTNISKKGFKQPTPIQRKTIPLIMENRDVVGMARTGSGKTAAFTLPLVEKLKSHSPRVGVRAIILSPSRELASQTFKQVKEFSKGTDLRSIVLIGGDSLEEQFSSMMTNPDVIVATPGRFLHLKVEMELELKTVEYIVFDEADRLFEMGFAEQLNELIAALPSSRQSLLFSATLPRSLIDFAKAGLTNPVLVRLDAETKISDQLQMAFFSIKNNEREASLLYVLQEVIKLPLASPEEVKRYSDMEKRDNGSEDEAEDENNNKKKRFKFKKERLPPANMLPSKHSTIIFVPTKHHVEYVTTLLKDAGYLVSYIYGTLDQHARKQQLYQFRIGMTSLLVVTDVAARGIDIPILANVVNYTLPGSSKIFIHRVGRTARAGNSGWAYSIVNEKELPYLLDLELFLGRKVLLTSMHEKKCEMLKTKQSSNYVEPKVSYTDRLVLGSIPRVDIETFQELYENILRNHYELSVVKGVATKGEKLYYRTRQSASQESLKRSKEILSTGNWDDQHLLFGPNLEKEKEKFLTQLLNRKSKETVFEFNKKGNDRDEDSLVEFMHKRRKQIAPIQRRAKEKRELLEKERMAGLTHGIENEILKNDGEIGYSGITIEADEEELQDAFEDADELIEKKKIEKKKSFRDPQYFLSHYAPAAVIQDQQLSLSSSFANDAAKATFDLDNDEKLNANKQVMQWDRKKGNYVNAHSTDKKFIIGESGQKIPATYRSGRFDDWKKQRNLKPTKTGAMEANATNGNDRRFKHKKVASPKLPDKFRDDYHKQKEKVKKAVDSGLKVKGYNKPGQKQELRSTEDIRKAREAKDKKKQKNARPSRKRK